The DNA region TTTAAGAACTAAAACCAATACAAAAAGTAAGATATAGGGACTCAgaccaaaataaataaattacaTGGACCAAAATCAAAAACTCGCTAACTTACCGGGATCAAAAGACTATTTAAGCCTAAATTTAATTTATTAtctttattttaataatttttattattcATTTACCCTTCTTAATTTTAAGATATCAAGtttatttgaattattattattttttttaaaaatgaataGATATTAcaattatatttaaaataataaaatatttaatttgattatTGATTTTTGTGTTTatagaaaaaatatatatttttaaaaaaatacaatttATGCGGGTGAGCGCGAAGTAGGGATAGAGAAATCCGTTCTTCCTGTAAGATGAGAATGATACATGGAGATGAAGGCGGAGTTGATAATACTTAAAACCGTTCATTGATACAATATTGAAATGTTCGAAGTGATTAATGATTATAGGTTAATTAAATATCTATTTATATTTATTTAGGTCATTTTATAATTATGTTAAATAAATCATCAGTAAAATATTTTAAATAGTTAATGAAATATATGTTTATAAATAGTTAATAGTTTATAATTTAGTGGTTAATAAATTATATTATGACAATTAGTATGATAAACTCATATTTGCATTATAAATAGTGCCTTCatgataatttttttttttgaaaagtaAATGTTGCAACCAAAAAGAGAGAAAATTTGTCACACAATTATCCCCCATATATAATAATAAGTTTAGATTTACTTTATTTAAATAGATTATAAATAAATGGAAGATAAATAAAACAAATTTAAACTTAGAGTATCAATTTTATCCTCTTCCAATTGTCGTCTTTTCTTATTTCTAGTTTTTTATCTGTACAACTTCTTATTACACAATTATAATAACTATCATTTAAAATTGATCGCTTTTGTAAGTCTTATGAATTTGACTCATTCACTAACACACATTCACCTTATCTTTGTTTTCTTATTTGAATGATGAACTAATTTGAGAAACAATAGAATATTGAAAAAGATGTAAAGGAAGAAGTCTAAATCTTggacaaaataaaaaataaaacacCATTCATACTATTGAAAAAATCAAATTAacttaaaaaataaaagagtacTATAAAATAAGACAAATGAAGCAAAATTATGGCTTTTAAATATTCCATATATTTGATAGTAATTTTGACATGCTCAATTGATCAACAACTTTTATACAAAGTAAAATCTAATAACCACAATCTTATGAAATTTAGTCCTTGATAAAAAGAAAGATTTTCTTATAAAGGAGTATTTGAAAAGTATGTAAAAGATCATTAATAAGAAGCTTCTCTATCTTCTGGGTATTCAAATCAAACTGAACTAGTTCTTTGTATTTTGTTCTAAAAAATATTTCACCTTTGTTTCCTGCTCCAATAGGACGATCAATATAACTAGGTAATGACTCAACAATGAAGAGTTTAGTCCACGACTCCTTCATACCATATTCACCCAAAATTGATATGTAAAGAGTAGATGTTATACTTCCATAATTCGTAGCATAAGTTGTAATAAAAGCAACGTACCCATTTAATGTCATAAATCGTTTATCTTTAGATTCACAATAGAAATTACCATCCACTTGTAATGGTAAAGGTGTTTTGTAGAACACCTCACAACTCAAGTCAAATGAGACCAAACAATCTTCATCTCTATTCCACCAATGACACACTCCATTTGTGTGCAATGTGGCACCCAAAGTAACAGAACCAAGAGGAATATCTACATCAAGTTTCCTCCAAGAGTCCGTTCTTAGGCTATACAGTTCCCATATGGATTCATTTGATTCAGTATCTTCTATGCCACATCGAATCCATTCCATTGCATTCCGAATCACTTTATAATCATCTCTAACACGGTCATAACCAAATCCCATAAGTGAGAAGACAAATCTGTAATGAGATGGTTGAGACTCAACGGGACTAGGAGGAAGCACTTTGAATTACTTAGTAGACAGATTCCAAAATACAGTTTTTGGAACTACAGTACCAGTGTAGAGGCAAAACATTTCATCAACAAAAGTACCCAGAATGTTAATACGTATGTTATCCTCTTGAAATAATGGTGGCCAATCTAATTTGACCTTATTTTCAAATTTCTCACCATAACGCGAAAATAAGGTGCCGCAAAATCCATCATATGAAAATTTAAACTCTATGGTGTGACATGAATTATCATCATAAGAAAAATTATTATTAGATGCAAAATTGATGCGATACATGTtcataaaattagggttttcaaATAAGAGAGACCATGATTTCTGTATACACCTAAATCGCACCAAAGATTTTAGAGGCAATTTCGATATAATGGACATTGTAAGATCATTAGGTACATGATTTCTTACCTTTTCAGCTGTAATAGAATCTGTCGATTTTGAATTCTCCATTTCTCAAATGGTAGACGCGATTAAATGATTAAGAAAAACTATTTAAACAGAGTAAAACTGCACACCAAACACAATTAAGCGATTATGATAATGAGAATCATAAGATTTAGAAATTTGTTTCCCCCTAAGAATTCTTTCTCATTATATACTCCGCAAGTTTGATCCAAGAGATGATCTAATTTTTGAGTTTTCTTAACTATGAAGTTTTTGGTTTAGTCTTAATTACTACCTCTAGTCtttaataaaagaaaaaatttaCTTTTTAGATTAATCGAAAAATCAATGTATCTGGATTATATATAGTCTAGATACATTGATTCTTCAATGAATCTAAAAAGTAAACCTTATCTTATATTAAAGACCAAATGGAGTTATCACATCTCAAAAAATGCGATCCTTCGTGGGGTGTTCGCACGCTCACGGAAAAGATGTTCGAACaaagtcgccaccaaactttacTTGTTCCAAAAGAGGAAAAGGAAAATATggataaaacccttaaaaataaaaacaaaatgaTCTTCCAAACTAAATTAGGGGttgggagtcggttacgcaaggggaaggtattagcacccctcacgtccgttgtattcaatGAGAACCTCTTAGTTAGATTTATGATAGAGTGTTAGCTATGTTAATTGTTATCTTGTACTTATTGAGTGAGAAAAATAAAGAGAGGAACATGTTTTTTATTAAGGGGGTGTCTGACAAGAATTCTTAATCCTACTCTTACGTATCTTCAGGTGctatggagaactcaaggctacgtagTTCTACTTTGAAAAAACTATtgggtggattgcttttaatgAGTGATCCTTTAGACATATCAAGTGATTAAACCTTTACTTTCTGCTCACTCTTGGAGGcagaagtctttgtttgtttcacgtCAGATATGGATAAAGCATACTTGTTTCTGAAAATGTTTTCCGAGTCGCGCAAGAGtggaaaacaagtttgatttgttaagtattttgttggatgacgattactcaaATGACCGAGTAAGGATACTCGTATCCAAGTAATCGAGAAGAGGAATAAAATGCTCtaaaccatctcctttttcatccttaattgtaaaaggtTTTAGATAAGATTAATGTAATTTGGATGAACGACAAATACTCAATTGACAAAGTAAGGCTACTTATATCCAAATACTCATGGAAGGGAATAAAAGACTCTAAACCACCTCCTTTTTCGTCTAAGTTTATTACGAAAATGAGTTTGACTTAAGTTTGATTATGAAAGCGATTTGTGGTGAACCAAATTAGAAGTTTTTAATAGATGACAATTGCTCAAATGAccgagtaaggcaactcgtatctAAACAAccgaggagaggaatcgaagactctagaccatctcccttttcacCCTTTTGAAAGCAGTGTTTAAATATGATTAGGTAATTTAAATTTGATTAGGGAAAAGACACTCGACGTTTGATCGAGATTTTTATCATTTGTGTTAAATTTTTAAAACTAAATGAAATGATTTGAAGGTTTTTTAGAATGATGGAGAAGTGGATAATGAAAATGGTTCTGATTTGGGAAAATTGCTTGACGTTGGACTGAGTATTTATTTTTTCTTGGGTTCTTTTTGAAAGTGTAgattttaatctttgaattaaCAATTAACTAAGTAATAAAAGAAAGcggtaaaattattacacattTAACCGAAGGCACCTTACCTTCTCCGTCAGAGTTCTATTCATCCTCTCTATAACACCATTTCGCTGTGGTATCTTCCTTATAGAAAAGTGCGTCTgaattccattctcctcacaggAATTCATGAACTTCTTGTCTATGTATTCAGTTCTATTATCAGACCGCTAATACTTTATTTTTCTCCCTGTCTGGTTCTCAACCTTCACATTCCATAGTTTGAACTTGGAAAAGATCTCAGATTTATATTTCATGAAATAAACCAGAACCTTACGAGAAAAATCATCAGTGAATGTCACAAAGAACTTGGAACTTCCAATAGAGTACTCTGTTATAGGTCCCAAACATCAGAATAGACATACTCTAAGATTCCATTGGTCTTGTGTTTCCTGATTTTGAAATGAACTCTACATTGTTTCCTAAGAATCCAATACTTGCACAATCCAATTGTGCAACTACGAACATCCTTAAGCAAATTCCTCTTATATAGTTCCATCATCCGAAGTTCACTGAGATGACCCAAGCGCATGTGCCACCATTTAGTTGCATCATTATCGGTTTTAACAAATGCTACATCACCTATAACTGTGCCCCCTAACAACTTATAAATGATTCCTGCAGTCCTCCTTGTCGTCATCACTGTCATTGCACCCTTGATAACCCTCATGGTGTCTCTATCTCCATCTGACCGGATTGAATAACCATTTTATTGAAGAGTACCCAGAGAAATTATATTCTTCCTCAATTATGGAACATAACTCACCTCACTCAATGTGCGCACGCCACCATCGTCCAAAGAAATTTTAATTTTCCCCTTTCTAGTGATGATACAAGTTTTATCATCACCTAAATAGACAAAACCAAAATCACCTGATATAAAAGGGTTGAACCATTCCCGATGCATCGTCATATGGTAGGAGCACCCAAAATCAAGAATACATGCATCAGTGCACTTTATAGATGAAACACAAAGAAAATCCTCTTCACTACAAGAGTCATCATATTGAACTACATTTGCTGAACTATTGTTCCCTGTCTTGTTTGGGCAGTCCCTCTTCCAATGGCCAATTTGTTTGCAACCATAACAATATTCTATTTTTCTGTCCTTGGACTTGAACCTCTGTTTCTTTCCAGAACACACTGCCTTGCCCTTGCCTCTGCCATGGTCTTGACCTTCTTTCACAATAAACCTTCACCTGAGCTTCCTCCACCTTCTTCTACACTTTGGTGACGTTATGTGTATTGTAAAAGATTATAAGAAATTGAATCCAGCGTGATTGTTTCCTTCCCTATGTGAGAGTGATCATAAGAGCTTGGTAAAGAGCATACTAAATTAATGATTTTTTCCTCATCGTCAACCTTTACACCAAGCAGTGTTAAATCAGTGATGATGTTGTTGAAAGCGTTGACAAGAGCCTACAAATCGCATTCTTCCTGCATCTCCAGGCTATAGAGATTATGCTTCGCGAACAATTTTTTCATAAGCATCTTGGACATGTACTGATTTTGCAATTTTCTCCAGACATCCTTCGAATTTCTGAGGTCTAGGATATGATTTATCACGTCATCAGAAACACAAAGTCTTATCAATCCTGTAACCTTCTCCTTCATCTCATTCCAGTCAATAGTTGTGATGTCTGTCAATTTCTCATCACGAAGCGCCTTCTGTAAACCTTGTTGAGCCAACAAATCCTTAACCCTCCTTTGCCATAAACTGAAATTTTTCGTTCCGTCAAACCGACTCACTTTGAATTTTGCACTTCCCAGATTAAGCGTCATCTGATACCAATTGCTAGAACAGAAACTCAAATACAAATCAGAGTAAAGAAAAACACACAAAAGCTTTATTCACGTAGTTCGTCCAAATTGCATACGCTTGCGACTATAGAGTAGGTATAGTTCCTTTTATTTATATCTTGTGAATTGCATATAGATACAATGTTACAAGCCATATATATAAATACAAGGTTTTAGTTTATCTAACATCCTAATCCCTAGTTTCCCTCAACAAACAACTATATCTACCAATAATTATCTTAACAATATGAGCTATACTCTCAACAACCTATAGTTATCTCAACAATCCACACTACTAGAAAATATACCTTCGGTGACACAATATTATAACGGTCACTTTTCAATCGTAGTCATATCATATTTTGTATGCGCATcttctttttttaattttattaaaaaaaatttcaACACGGTTCCTGAAAATAGCCGTGGTCGTAGAACATGGATGACAAACTTCGAATCTCAACTTCaatatttttcctttttttcaataaaaataagCGCGTGTCTGTTCACATTTATGGTTATTTAAAAATTGAAAGGATAACAACTATAGTTGTTTGATTCAACAATGGTTATATGTTCTATATTTCACTACGGTTGAAGTTTGCAACCGTTGTGAAATTATTTCCCacaaaattaaaatataaaaGGTACTTCATTCcgttgttattattgttattatttgatttaattaatgTAAATGTGCATATCAGGTCGAAACAGTTATGGTTGGATGGGTTTCTCTAACTAACCTCTATCCTTACTGGAAAGAGCTTTCTGATCTATAAGAAGTAATGTGGGATAAAGAACTTAATCTGAGAACCGACATTTATGAGATCCTTTTACAAGAGTCATGACCTTTATTATCCAGAATCTGACAGTATGTTAGTACTCGATGCACTGCTCTCTACCGGATGTGATGTGACCTTTTCTATCGAGGATGTTTGTGCAGTAAAAAATATTGTTGAATTTGCTATTTTTATTTGGGTCAGTTTTCAAGCATGCTTATAACTTGTAAGATCTATTGAATTAAGAGAGATTAAGAGACATTTAGGTTAAATCGTGTGCTTTGAAAAGTATTACGAagactttattatatatatatatatatatatatatatatatatatatatatatatatatatatatatatatatatatatatatatatatatatatatatatatattacaatTAATTATATGATATAGTCAATGTGAGACTattctatatacaaatattctcaacactatatatttacaaatatcaacactccCTCTCAAacttgagcatataagtcaaatgcaccaagcttgttacatatataattagttaTGGGACTTCACAAAGATTTTGTAAACACGTCTgccaattgatcattagagttgacaaaGCTTGTGATGATGTCACCTGACTCGATTTTCTCTCTAATAAAGTGACAGTCTAATTCAATATGTTTGGTACTTTCATGGAATACTGGATTTAAAGCAATGTGCCATGCAACTTGGttatcacaaataagtgtcattggtcttgcttcttcaatttgaagttccttgagcaactgttttaaccaaataagttcacatgttgCCATTGCCATGGCCTTATACTCTGCCTCGACGCTTGATCTTGCAACTACATTTTGTTTCTTGCTTTTTCAGGATATAAGGTTTCCTCCAACAAGTACACAATATCCAGAGGTGAATTGTCTATCAATGGGTGACTCTGCCCAATCAGCATCAGAGTATCCAATTATCTGAGTATGTCCTTTATCTTCATAAACTAAATCTTTTCCTGGAGCACATTTGACGTATCTCAGAATCTGAATAACAACATCCATGTGTTCCTGATAAGGGGAATTTAAGAACTGACTTACCATACTAACTGCAAAAGAAATGTCTGGACGAGTGACtgtgagataattcaacttttcAACCAATCTCATATACCTTCCCGAGTCAGATAGAGGCTTCCCCTGATTGGATAGTAGTTTGACACTTGGATCCGTAGGAGTATCAACTGGTTTAGCATTCAACAAACatgtttcttccaaaatatccataaAATATTTTCGCTGagaaatcaccaaaccatcttTAGATTGGGTTACCTTAATACCCAAGAAATAATGGAGTTTACCAAGATCTTTTATCTAAAATTGATTTGAGAGATGTTATTTTAATTGGAGTATACCCTGCTGATCACTACCAAttatgacaatatcatctacgtacacaataagataaatacaccATTGGGCTGAGTGACGATAAAAAATAGAATGACCAGCTTCACTACGGGCCATACCAAACTGTTGTACTACATCGCTGAATTTGCCGAACCAAGCTCTCGGAGAttgcttaagaccataaagagatCTGTGTAACATACACGCCATATTTAATGACTCCCTCTGAGCAAAAAATTCAGGCGGttgctccatatatacttcctcttcaagattaccatgtaaaaaagaatttttgatgtcaagttgatgaagaggcCAATGTTGAATGACTGCAATGGTTAGAAGTCTAACAGATGCCATCTTGGTTATAAGCGAGAAGGTATCACTATAATCCAATCCAAAAATATGAGTGTATCCTTTTGCTACCAAGCGAGCTTTAAATCGATCAATCTTATCATCTGGACCAACCTTCATTGTATAAAGTCAACGACAATCTACTAAAGATTTTCCAGGGGGTAGAGGAACCAGTTTCCAGGTACCATTGCTTTGAAGAGcacacatttcatcaatcattgCTTGCCTCCACTCAGAGTGAGATAATGCTTTACCTGGAGTTTTAGGAATAGAAACAAAGACAAAGAAGACAAACAAGTTTACTGCAAAAGGGAAAGACGATGATACCATAAATCAATATAATGTGGAAAAGGATTTCGTGTTTGACGTATACCTTTTTGAAGGGCAATCGGAAGACCGGAATCCGATTGTAGGATCGGATCCGGTGATGGCAGAGGTGTGGAGGAGAGTCTGCAATGACCTCAGGGACATGTATGACCCCAGGGATAGGGACGACAGACGTTGGGTGACAATGCTGATATGTTTGAAGTGGTCGAGAATTGTGTGGTAGTACTTTCTTGAAGTGGTTTCGGAGATACATGGCTGGACTCGAAATATGGAAGAGACTCGAAGAAGGTATCATCAGCCGATACGAGGTATCATTGTAGAGTATGAGAAGAACAACGATAACCCTTTTGGGAACAATGATAACCAATAAAGACACACTTTAGTGATCGAGATGCTAGTTTATCAAGACCAGGGGGAGATTATGTACAAAACACGTAGACCCGAATAATCGAGGAGGACTTGGTGGAGAGGAGAGTTTGGAAACAGGATTGAATGAGAGATTTTGTTATTAAGGACAAATGAAGGCATGCAATTTATGAGGTAACATGCCGTGAGCACTACATCCCCCCCAAAACAGAGAGGAACATTACCATGGAGAAGTAGGGTCTGAGTGGTTTCTACGAGATGCCAATTTTTGGGTTCGGCTATCCCATTTTGTTAGGGTGTATGAGGGTAAGATGTTTGGTGCAGAATACCATTGGATGACATAAAAGTTTGAAATTGTTGGAATAAATATTCACGTGCATTGTCACTTCTTAAGGTACGAATAGACAAACCAAATTGGGTTCTTATTTCTCGATAaaattgttcaaaaatagaaaacAATTCATATCTGTTCTTCATTAAAAATATCCATGTGCAACATAaaaaatcatcaataaaagtTACAAAATATCTAGACTCAAAAGTAGACACAGTATCCGAGGGACCCCAAACATCAGAGTGAACTAAAACAAAAGGGGATGCAACCCGTTTATTGACTCGGTCGGGAAAGTGACTACGAGTATGTTTCCATAACTGACAAGACTCACAATGTAAAATGGATAATTTAGATAGACTAGGCACCAACTTTTGTAGCTTGGGAAGACCTGAATGACCTAACTGTGCATGTATAATGAGTGGAGAATCTGTGGTGGAGCATGTGGTAGATGACATAGAAAAGTAGTAGATGCCTTGAGACTCACATACGACGCCAATCGTTTGTATCGAACTCTGATCCTACATAGTAACATTATTATTAGTAAATGTGATAGAACAATTAAGGGAACAAGTTAAATGACTGACTGACAGTAAATTAAATGGGCAATTAGGTACATATATGACATAAGTCACAGAGAGAGATGGTAGAATTTGAACAGTACCAATCCCTTGGGATCAGGTTTGAGAATCATTTGCAGAAGTTATACTCGGAAAGAAACCAGAGGTAGATAGGGAAGAAAAAAGACCTTTATTACCAGTAACATGATCAGACGCACCAAAATCAAGGACCCAAGGACCAATAGGAAATGATTGAGAGAAGCAAATAAATGAATTACCAGTATGTGCAATCGAAGCCGTGGAACCAGAGGTCTGATTAGTTTGACACCACTTGAGAAAATCCTCGTAGCTTGGCGTAGGGCTCTGAAGAGAAGGTAAAGTTTGCATAGTGTTTGGGTTATCAATTTGAGCTGCATTTACCTGGCGTGGAGGTATGCCATGTAACTTCGAGCAACAGCCGATAGTGTGTCCAAGTCGGTTATAATGGTCACACTTGGGACGAGGTTTGGAGTTGGATGACCCTCCTCGAAGGTGATTTTGATTGTTTCCAAGAGATGCAAGGGAAATAGTGTCACCTGGTGTCAGAGCAACAATAGATGGAGGGGAAACCAGACCAAATGCATGAGGTGTAGCCAAGCGTAACAATTGTTCACCAATTGCATCATAGTTTTGAATAATAGTACCTGATAAAATCTGGTTACGAACGGACTCGAGTTCTGGTGGTAGTCCCTAAAGTGCCATGACCATGAAAAGTTTACTTTGTTGTTCGGAATGAGCTGTTGCATCTTTTGCATAAGGCATGTGATTGCGTAACTCGCTTTCAAcgcatcaagcttactcagatAGGCTTGCATATCCATATTTCACAACTTCAGTGTGTCAAATTTGAGGATGACACTGTATAGAAAATGAAAGTCGTTGGAGAAGACTTTCTTAGCCTTTTCCCAAACCTCATTGCAAGTGGAGAAGACTTGATACTGCACTTGGAGGTTAGGTGCGATGGAAAATCATAACACAGTACACATAGAGGCATCAATTTTCTTCCAGTTAGAGAGTTTTGCGGCGGTAACATCAACCAATTTTGTGGTTAGGTGATCTTCATGTCCCTGACCATGAAACCACATATCGACAGCACATGCCCATATGTTATAGTTGGCTGATCCGATTAGTTTTTCACATGGGATAAACTGAACTTTAGTAAACGAGACGAAATCAGCATCTTCCATGGCTTAAAGAAACAAAATCGGGACTGTTTGAACTGAAGCACAAATTTCCGAGAGTTGAAATGAAAAGCAGAGACTAGATCTGTGACCGATGGAAGGAGCCAAGTGTGTCGGCTGGGAAAAACGGCCGGATCGGGCGACAAGATGGTTTTACCTGAGAATTTTGAGAAGTGAGAGGCAAACTAGAGTGATGACACGGtttgtaaaaaaaaaaattctcacCAGAATCCAGTGGGTCAACCGAGTAAAGCACGATGAAGAGTTGTCTCTTAGTAGGCTCTAGATATCATATTGAATTAggagagactaagagacatttagATTAAAGTGTGTGTTTTGAAAAGCACTACGAagactttattatatataaaGAGATTACAACTAATTATATGATATAGTCGATGAAAAACTattctatatacaaatattctCAACACCATGTATTTACAAATATCAATAGTATCAATACAATTATAAAAGTACTTGTAAGTTCAAGAGATCATCATTGGACAATGTATTTGAATGCGCCAGGGGTTAGGTGGATGTAAATATATATTGGAGTAGAAAGAAAATGCAAATATTGGAACCTTATGTTGCCAACTTTTGTTGTTTAATGATTATTGGTGGCGTGTTTTTGTTAAACGCCAATACAACAGTTTCTAATAAATCAATAGAAGTTTGATTGGTTGCACTGTCTGATTTTATAAATTATGATTTGGCTGTTGCAAGATTTATTCTGCTTCTTAAATTTAAATTCCGGTATGATTTTGTAGTCTACTTAACAAATTTTTATACTATTATTTTACTTTGATTAACAGACAGTAAAAATACAATGATGACATCGATGACATATTCATGAAACACAATGATGGATGAAATTTCATCTAAAATAAAATTAATGAGCCACGAATAAATGAGATGGTTGCACCTTTCCCATATGCATCAGTTTAAATCAAGAATAATGGGGATTTCATCGATCCATCAATGAACTTAAGCTTCATAGTTGTGTTATAAATTATGCCATCAATGAACTTAAGCTTCATCGATCCACCCAAGGC from Lathyrus oleraceus cultivar Zhongwan6 chromosome 1, CAAS_Psat_ZW6_1.0, whole genome shotgun sequence includes:
- the LOC127104913 gene encoding F-box/kelch-repeat protein At3g06240 encodes the protein MGFGYDRVRDDYKVIRNAMEWIRCGIEDTESNESIWELYSLRTDSWRKLDVDIPLGSVTLGATLHTNGVCHWWNRDEDCLVSFDLSCEVFYKTPLPLQVDGNFYCESKDKRFMTLNGYVAFITTYATNYGSITSTLYISILGEYGMKESWTKLFIVESLPSYIDRPIGAGNKGEIFFRTKYKELVQFDLNTQKIEKLLINDLLHTFQILLYKKIFLFIKD
- the LOC127104922 gene encoding putative F-box protein At3g10240; the encoded protein is MENSKSTDSITAEKVRNHVPNDLTMSIISKLPLKSLVRFRCIQKSWSLLFENPNFMNMYRINFASNNNFSYDDNSCHTIEFKFSYDGFCGTLFSRYGEKFENKVKLDWPPLFQEDNIRINILGTFVDEMFCLYTGTVVPKTVFWNLSTK
- the LOC127104930 gene encoding uncharacterized mitochondrial protein AtMg00300-like, with product MRVIKGAMTVMTTRRTAGIIYKLLGGTVIGDVAFVKTDNDATKWWHMRLGHLSELRMMELYKRNLLKDVRSCTIGLCKYWILRKQCRVHFKIRKHKTNGILEYVYSDVWDL